aaaattatataaactatcGATTTAGCTTACGTTCAGGGCTCTCACAGTTTCGTTTGTAATGTTCATTCGGGATGACCTACCTACCTCCCAAgcttttatagtttatattagttatatCACGTATATTTTACGTGATGCACGTTCACGTAAAAATAGTTTAGATTATATTACGTAAACATGCTGCaaatactatttatattaatgcaTAAAAAACATAgaacctttttttaattaatactcaCTACCCagtagtaatatattaaatcaatgcatgAATTAAACGTGTAAATATGACGATCATGACAAATTGATGACAGTAGAAAATCTGTTAATCCATTCGGCTACACTCAAAAttttctgtatagtaaaaaatcAGATTTAATGAAAACTAACAATATCTTAATCTGATAAGGAAATTACAGGCATATTTAAAAGCAATGTAAGTACCGGGCCAATCGAAACTGTTAATAATATTGCACACGCCAATCTACATTTGAACAGCATAGTGGGTCAGATCTTGGACTATTAATCTGTATGATAATAAATTTGTcataaattatatgaatattgAACATAATATTCGTAGAATTCAGTAACTCACTTGATTATGAGGTCAAGAGTAAGCTATAAGTATAGCTAGCAATGTTTTGTATGAACTAATTTAAGAGATTCATTACGGAATCATTCATTCTACTCCTGGTGATTTTGTGTGTAACTTTTAAGAATCCTCAAATTCAAAGATGAGCTACAAGTGCTCCAGTGCAATTCTGTTTAGAAACtgaatctttatttatttttttctagatGTCGATTTCTATAAATCAATGTATTCTCATTTGAACAAAAACCTCACTGAATGAATATGTCCCTACCTAaaacgtaattattatttttcgaaaaacttttttttttatttaatgaagaaTTCGCAGTCTATCGTCTAATTTTGTGTTCACGAAGGAACAACACTTAAGggaccaatatttttttacgacaaaAACCATGAGGCCCGCTTCATATATCCGTGTATCGCGTTGCTACTTTACgtggttaataatatttttaaatgtcccAGAAATACCGCATTTAAAGtaggaaattatttattttatttgttttttttttttcagaagatTTTATATTACTCTATACGTATATGGAGAACGTTTGCATCCACGTAAAATTCTCACCTCTAATGAAAAAGATTTCCAAAAGTAAATCAAAATGTTGTCTTGAAATAGTACCCCTAATAACCTATAATGAAaacattgataaaataaaatggaagcAGAAAATAGACAAAATCGAATACATCGTCccaatgaattataaaataataataaaaaaattaaacccaaaTGAAAATGTCATAAAGATGTATTATTCGTGTGTCGATCTATTACCGTCTACTCTACCTAACGTAAATCTAGATACTGGTTCTATTTATAGAGTAATAAGTGACACTATCGTattaaataaggaaaaaaatgaTTGTTTGGCTCCAACAAATATGTTACCacttgatataaaattaaatcaaagatTGGACAGTATCCTCAAGTCAACAAATCTATCGGACTCTGACGAGAGTCCCAGTTCACTTAAATTATCAGACTCcataatatcaaataatatgtctgaaaaatttaaaaccggTTCTGTGCAAACAGAAAAAGATGAAGGTAAAATATGatgcatttctttttttttttcatatataatacttttaatagatttaatttttttagcgaAGGAGAATTGTCTTTTACGTGAAACTATAAATGCCACATACTGTAGTGATAAAAGCACAAGCACAATTCTGCAGTATATTAATTCAAAGGCTGTAGTTTaccaaaaaatagaaaaaaattgtccaGCTTATAATAACCTAAAAGCTATAAATGCAAAAGATAATtttaggacaaacaaacaacccaATTCAATCGCAGGTTTATTTAATGAactagatattttaaaatatattcataatacaACTACAATAGAAAATACACGGTCTCCGCCATATTACCTTATTCAAGATGTATTTGATGAAGAAATggttatatgtaatattagaATGAAGCCTCAAGTGCGTGTAGCTAAATTTGTTGAAAAAATGGAAAAGGAAATTATGCCTTTAAAGattattcttaataatattataagtagatGTTCGTCCTTAGGCTTACACAAAAACATAGGAGCAAATAATCGTTCACTTGATGAGCCGGGccttaaaagagaaaaaaattacaatcgtGTCGTTTATTCTATGgtttttgattaataaaattgttttcattttttcattgttttattttatgacaaGAAAAAACTTCTACAGCTCCCTTTTGTAGCCTTTAACATTACAGCACAGTTATCTAATTACCCGATCTAAAGCATATAAATAGAATAAGATTTTTggatggaaataaataaatgttcaaaTATCCCAATCTCGATAAAAGAAACAACTTAGTTAGTCGTTAAATTTATGaacaatatttgtttgtatgacCTTAAATCTATTCATTTATAGATATACCAAATACAATTTCAgtaaatttgcaatttatataaaatatgttttcattgttttgttGCAGGAGACgataatttcattaatatttaagtttttctgttttttatgtaa
The genomic region above belongs to Pararge aegeria chromosome 11, ilParAegt1.1, whole genome shotgun sequence and contains:
- the LOC120627430 gene encoding uncharacterized protein LOC120627430, which codes for MENVCIHVKFSPLMKKISKSKSKCCLEIVPLITYNENIDKIKWKQKIDKIEYIVPMNYKIIIKKLNPNENVIKMYYSCVDLLPSTLPNVNLDTGSIYRVISDTIVLNKEKNDCLAPTNMLPLDIKLNQRLDSILKSTNLSDSDESPSSLKLSDSIISNNMSEKFKTGSVQTEKDEAKENCLLRETINATYCSDKSTSTILQYINSKAVVYQKIEKNCPAYNNLKAINAKDNFRTNKQPNSIAGLFNELDILKYIHNTTTIENTRSPPYYLIQDVFDEEMVICNIRMKPQVRVAKFVEKMEKEIMPLKIILNNIISRCSSLGLHKNIGANNRSLDEPGLKREKNYNRVVYSMVFD